In Gymnogyps californianus isolate 813 chromosome 6, ASM1813914v2, whole genome shotgun sequence, a single window of DNA contains:
- the DNAJB12 gene encoding dnaJ homolog subfamily B member 12 isoform X2: MVFTASSTRIECVVLLESLNKNEQSANGQSQSRESTNPQFKKMSGDFPSANGEAGGEAPKGYTQDQVDAVKRVKQCKDYYEILGVNREASDEDLKKAYRKLALKFHPDKNHAPGATEAFKAIGNAYAVLSNPEKRKQYDQFGDEKLNPARHGHSHSDFHRGFEADISPEDLFNMFFGGGFPSSNVHVYSNGRMRYTYHQRQDRREHQGDGGLGLFVQLMPILILIIVSALSQMMVSSPPYSLSQRPSVGHIHRRVTEHLKVSYYVSENFADEYTGTNLKNVERSVEDDYIANLRNNCWKEKQQKEGLLYRARYFGDSDLYHRAQKMGTPSCSRLSDVQASLHG, encoded by the exons ATGGTTTTCACAGCTTCTTCTACACGCATCGAATGCGTAG ttctCCTTGAATCACTCAACAAGAATGAGCAATCGGCCAATGGCCAGTCTCAATCCAGGGAGTCCACAAACCCTCAGTTCAAGAAAATGAGCGGAGACTTCCCGTCGGCCAACGGAGAGGCTGGTGGGGAGGCCCCCAAGGGCTACACTCAGGACCAGGTGGATGCAGTGAAGAG GGTAAAGCAATGCAAAGATTACTATGAAATTCTGGGAGTAAACAGAGAAGCTTCTGATGAGGACTTGAAAAAGGCTTACCGGAAACTTGCACTGAAGTTTCACCCAGATAAGAACCATGCACCGGGGGCTACAGAGGCATTTAAAG CCATTGGTAACGCGTACGCGGTATTGAGCAAcccagagaagaggaagcaatATGACCAGTTTGGAGACGAGAAACTCAACCCTGCTCGGCACGGACACAGTCACTCGGACTTCCACCGCGGGTTTGAGGCAGACATCTCCCCCGAGGACCTCTTCAACatgttttttggtggtggttttccTTCTA GTAACGTTCACGTATACAGCAATGGCAGGATGCGATATACCTACCATCAGAGGCAGGACAGACGAGAACATCAGGGTGAC gGTGGCCTTGGGTTGTTTGTCCAGCTGATGCCTATCCTCATCCTGATCATTGTGTCTGCTCTCAGCCAGATGATGGTCTCCAGCCCACCCTACAGTTTGAGCCAGAGGCC GTCTGTGGGTCACATACACAGGAGAGTGACAGAGCACTTGAAAGTCAGCTACTACGTATCTGAGAACTTTGCAGACGAATACACGGGCACGAAcctgaaaaatgttgaaaggAGCGTGGAGGACGACTATATTGCAAACCTTCGAAATAACTGctggaaagagaagcagcaaa aggAAGGCTTGTTGTACCGGGCACGCTACTTTGGAGACTCGGATCTGTACCATCGAGCACAGAAGATGGGCACCCCCAGCTGTAGCAGACTGTCAGACGTTCAAGCCTCTCTGCACGGATAG